A single genomic interval of Littorina saxatilis isolate snail1 linkage group LG17, US_GU_Lsax_2.0, whole genome shotgun sequence harbors:
- the LOC138952006 gene encoding uncharacterized protein translates to MFTDENRRDLEEKGFTVVPGVLTEAEADEYRKQFQDWIRDNFDEGSFPDTFKSLVHRYRVGHFAPSWSARLKCTPVFAQLWGTDRLMTSVDTVAIGRPPEEGVEEFCSEETRWLHVDQNPRRQGLHAVQGAVYLETADEDDWTLEVLEGSNKLYDEFWKAHPFQNNDFITTGKPTHRLTPSQIQWYLSKGCVIKRIPVPKGGLVLWDARTIHANANPIKGRTHPKRWRWMVIVCMGPANWASPNDLEQKRKVYEELLLTHHWPAQNIVIFEDKPAATRPKQELTEQPEVARSLEARRLAGVEPYPPLKEGEKVVPLPKWHPDYQPH, encoded by the exons ATGTTCACGGACGAGAATCGGCGAGACTTGGAGGAGAAAGGTTTTACGGTAGTACCAGGGGTACTGACGGAAGCGGAGGCGGATGAATACAGAAAGCAGTTCCAGGACTGGATCCGGGACAACTTCGACGAGGGATCCTTCCCCGACACCTTCAAGTCCCTCGTACACCG GTACCGCGTGGGTCACTTTGCTCCCAGCTGGTCAGCTCGCCTCAAGTGTACGCCAGTGTTCGCCCAGCTGTGGGGGACTGACCGCCTGATGACCAGCGTCGACACTGTGGCGATTGGACGTCCGCCGGAAGAG GGCGTGGAGGAGTTCTGTTCTGAAGAGACCCGATGGCTCCACGTGGACCAGAACCCGCGACGTCAGGGGCTGCACGCTGTGCAAGGGGCGGTCTACCTGGAGACTGCTGATGAGGATGACTGGACATTAGAG GTTCTGGAGGGTTCCAACAAACTCTACGACGAGTTCTGGAAGGCACACCCCTTCCAGAACAACGACTTCATCACCACTGGCAAACCCACCCACCGCCTGACGCCGTCCcagatacagtggtacctgtctaAAGGCTGCGTTATCAAGCGAATACCTGTGCCCAAGGGAGGCCTGGTATTGTGGGACGCGAGGACCATCCACGCTAACGCTAATCCCATCAAGGGGAGAACACATCCTAAAAG GTGGCGTTGGATGGTGATCGTCTGCATGGGTCCAGCCAACTGGGCCTCCCCGAACGATCTCGAGCAGAAGCGGAAGGTTTACGAAGAGTTGCTGCTCACGCACCATTGGCCAGCTCAAAACATCGTCATCTTCGAGGACAAACCCGCCGCCACTCGGCCCAAACAAGAGTTGACGGAACAACCCGAAGTCGCCCGAAGCTTGGAGGCTCGGAGATTGGCTGGCGTGGAGCCGTACCCTCCACTGAAGGAGGGGGAGAAGGTGGTCCCTCTTCCTAAATGGCACCCTGACTATCAGCCACACTAA